The stretch of DNA TTCAGGGATAACAAAACCAAGCACTAAATGCCACTATCCTCTAACCTACAAATAACCTCCTGTTATCTCCATGTCAACCTGCTGTTGGGAGTATATTTAATCCCCTAGTATGAATACAGTAGTATATGTATTTACTTGTCTAAAAGCAGGTGtgtcctagtttttttttttttttttttttgtctttttgccacttcttgggccgctcccgaggcatatggaggttcccaggctaggggttgaaccggagctgccagccgtgtctgcaacctacaccacagttcacggcaatgccagatcgtttaacccactgagcaagggcagggatcgaacccacaacctcatggttcctagtcagatttgttaaccactgcgccacgacgggaaccccctgtCCTACTTTTCGTACTTAGAACTAAATAAAGAATTACTCTTGGATTAGGACATTCAATGTGTAATTTTCCTCCATGTCTTCTATTCTAGTTACGTCTGTTGCAACAATGACTCACAAACACACCTAGTGCTTTTCATGGCTCTGTGCTTTGGCTTACCCTGATGTGAAGTCCACTTCCTCCCTTTCATCCTTTAAGACTAAGCTTAAACAACTTTTCTCTCAGTAACCTATCCTCCCAGTCCAGTGTACACCATCAGTTCATCCTCTGTGCTCCCACAACCTGTGACTTGTACCTGTTTTATACTGCCTCATATTAACAATAATTGCTTTACAAACATGGTATCTCTTAAAATCGTAGGGTGCTTGAGAGGAAAAGgcgatttttatattttacaatttaaaatttctttagctAAGAGTGTTATATTCAATAACTTGCTTAGAAATTGTgtatcactatattgtatacttgtaacatataatattgtacaccaactatacttcaataaactttaaGAAAGAAATGTCTATGAGCCATCTTACTAGATGAACGAATTACAGTTGTGTAAATATTACAGGATGCCCAGTCCTTCCCTCTACACCAGCTCTGAGACAAATGGCAGATGCCAGCAGACTGCCagataggggtgtgtgtgtgtgtcgcaCCTATggcaacatggaggttcccaggctaggggtcgaatcagagctgtagccactggcctacaccacagccactgcagatcaggatccgagccacgtctgacctacaccacagctcacggcaatgccagatccttaacccactgagcaaggccagggatcaaacctgcatcctcaaggatactagtcaggttccttaaccactgagccacgactggaactctgcCAGATAGGGTGTAGATACAAAGAACCAAGGAAAGGAAGAGTGGTTACAGGGTCACTCCAGGCTGCTTTACTCTGTGCTGGGCTCAGCTAAGTAGGTCAGCTACCAGACAAAGGATGCTTTCAAAGAGTTTCCAAAAGCTTTCCTTCCAAGTGCCTCTTCCATATTATACTACTACTAATTGCAAAGTTACCACTGTTAGAGCTCACCCAGCTCTATTTAGAGCTCACCCAGCTCTATCCTCTCTCAAAAGGCAAACAggcctgtgggggtggggtgggggtatgGCTTTCAAACATGCCAGCCAGCTGAATGCAGGCTGATAAGCACAAATAGTGCAGTGAGCCAACAAAGGGCAATGCCTGGATTCACGTCACAGGGAAGTCAGGGGAGGTTGTGACCAAAGCCCAGTGAAAAGAAGACTAGAGCCAGAAAAAGCAATAGGAAAGAAGGAGGTGCTCCAGGAGAAGCAGCTGAGTAAGAGCCAAGTTCACAGGCTCTGGCAAGGCTCTAATCAGCAGCAGAGTGGCTGGCAGTAGAGACGGGGCCATCTGCCACTGCACTGTCAGAATGGAGTGAAGGTGTGTATGGCTGCCACTAATTACGGCAGATGTTAGGGTGGGGGAActgaagaaaaccaaaaggaaatagaATTAGGACTTAACAAGGAAGTGGCGATGATGGAACAGAAGCTGATATCAATGAACTAATTCAGACACTCCTGAGAGAGGAGACAGGTAGGGAAACAGCCAGAAAGCAAAGGGACAGAAGATAGACTGGTCCCAGGGAAGTGGCCATCATGTGCCAGAAGTTAGCCTTTCCTTATCTCCTAACACTTTATCTTTCACCTCTTTGCCTTTCCTTCATCCTTTCCTGCATCCACATACCACTTCATCTCAATTCTTAGCTGTCTGAGAGGCAGAGTCAAATAAGACATGTGGTCTCATGACTGGCTTCATGCCAGTCTTGGCCTGTGCCTCAGCCTTATCCCAAATTACAcgaaaatgaagaaatgatttcatttctttctttattctcaaaatatgatagtataaaattctaaaaggagCTATGGGCTGTTCCTTGTGTGGTCTCCGGTACTTTGAGGGGGAACAATGGAGTCCTCAGGAATGTGAGAGGACCATCTCAAAAAGCTGGCAGTAGTCCGATGACCCCAAGTCAAATCCTGGGCATATCTGGGGATGTGTGGTCAGGCTTGAGCTTCAGTTCTTGAAGAGGAATAGGGGTAGATATCATTTTTGAGGTGACAATTGAGAAAAAGAGGACCCAGCATCAGAAAAGTCTGGTGTGAGAAGTAGGAAAAGTGATGAATAGGaatcttcctctcctttttgCCACTACCTAAGGGCAGAGGCCTGTGACCACAGTAAGAGGCCAAAGTAGGTAGCACCTCCTTGGGTCCCCTAAGGGAGAGGCCAGACCACTCTAGGGCTGGTTAACTGGCCTTAGGCGGTGGAATGCCAGCTATAAGGATGGAGACAAACTGTTCCAATTTCTGTGCAGCTTGTTTCCCAGCCTCTAGCACTTCCTCATGATTGGCCTTCTTCTGGCATTCATAATCCAAGATGACCTTGTTAGTGATGAGAGAGAAGCCAAAGACTCGAAGTCCACAGTGCCTTGCGACTATAACTTCTGGTACTGTGCTCATGCCTGATGTagagaaagatggaaaacaaCCATCAGGGTCTGCAAATGACTCTCTTcctcattccttatttttttacttttttgtttttttgggccacatccatggcatagggaagttcccaggctaggggtcaaatcagaggtgcagctgctggcccacaccacagccatagcaacatgggatccgagccatgtctgcgacctacaccacagcaataccagatccctgacccaatgagcaaagccagggattgaacccgcatcctcatggatattagtcagattcgtttccactgagctacaacaggaactcccttcttcacTCTTTAGACTCGCCTCCATCCATCACTTCATTGAAAATTTATATCAAGAAAACATCCAAAGACGTTAATGTCTAGCTTTGCCTAAAAGAGTTGGGCCTCAGAGGGCTTTAATgtaatttcttataaatattgccattgcaatgttttctttttatatctgtttGTGGTCAGTCTCAAGTCAGTTCTAAGGATGCAGTTCTATCCTCCAGCCAGAGGTATAGAAGGTGGCTATAATATTTGTTAGAATAATCCTTAGAAACAGTCATCAAATTATGTTGACTGTCATCAAATTATATTAGGTCATTAGCATTACAGTGGTTAAAAGCCTTGGTGCAGGGTGGTGGGTTAATGCTACAAAGCACAAGACTTCCCACCACCTTTAAAGTCAGTTTAATTCAATCTTCCCTTAAGTCAGACCCTCTTTCGATTTACGGTTTAGGTCTATAATCTTCCCCTCCTCCACATCCTATTTTAACAGAATAGCCTCTTTAAGCCTCCCTCTTTAAGCCTCCAGCCAAGTTCCCCTTCTCACCAACAGCATCTGCTCCCAGCTTCTGCAACAGACGACACTCTGCCACAGTCTCAAAGCTGGGGCCTGCCACCATCACGTATGTGCCTTCCTGTAactccctctgctcccccatTTCTTTCCAGGTACTGTGAGCCTTCTGTCTCATGTCCCGGTCATAGGCATCAGACATGGCAGGGAAACGAACTCCAAACCTAGGGCACAAGTTGGATTATCTCAGATTGATGGAATACAGTGAGTGCTCGCCTAACCCTTGAACAAGTCCTTAAAGCCTACCTAGCTATACAAAAAGGAACAGGATAGGTACCTTTCATCATTAGGCCCTCTGAGAGGGTTCTCACCGCAGAAACCGGGCAGGTTAATGTGATCGCGGATCAGCATGATATCTCCAACCTCGAACCTGGGGTTCAGTCCTCCAGCTGCATTGGTGACCACCAGGGTGTCCACACCCAGAAGCTGAAAAACCCTTACTGGGAAAGTCACCTTAGAAGCAAAAGATAGAAGATCAGGgagtattctttaaaatttcactaATCCACCCATGCAGATGAACATGATACGCAccatgaaagaagagaaaggaggggacCAAAACTCTACCTCAACCAGGTAGCTAAGTAACAAAACAGGATAGAgagctctctctcccctctttcaGATGCAATCACTCAGGTGCAGGATTTACCTTCCAGAGCGGGTAGCCTTCATACAAGTGGAACCTGCCCTGCATCATCACACAGGCTCTTCCATTCAAGATCCCAAACACCAGTCGACCAGCATGACCTGGCActgtacacacaaaaaaaagaaagggaaatgaatGGAATGAAGCTTCCCGATAACATGTACATACAATATAATCTTGAGCACCTCCTCTGAGCCAACTCACTGTGCTCAGCATGTGAGGGTacaattatcaaaaagaaaacatggcgttcccgtcgtggcgcagtggttaacgaatccgactaggaaccatgaggtttcgggttcggtccctgcccttgctcagtgggttaaggatccggcgttgccgtgagctgtggtgtaggttgcagacgcggctcggatcccgcgttgctgtggctctggccggagcgtaggccggtggctacagctccgattcaacccctagcctgggaacctccatatgcctcgggagcggcccaagaaatagcaacaacaacaacagcagcaaaagacaaaagacaaaaaagacaaaaaaaaaaaaaaaaaaaaaaaaagaaaacattattatttcCACTCTCAGAAAATTTAAGTCTGGCGGGGAAGGCAGAAATTCATCATAAGCATACCTACTAGTACATCCTGAGATTAGAGCTATGGGGGTAACAACATTCAATGTGAACATAcaccaatttctttttaaagaaatttcaaaagcATGGGAAAACCATATTGCAAGAGAATAAAATGGGTGAAAAATAGGATAAGTGGGCATAATTATAGacctctttttcaaaaatttcaaatttcttatatttattctcCTAACTAAACTATACGCTTCCTCCCCCGGAAAAGGAGCTCATGGTATATTCTAGCTTCCTAAAAGAGGTAAAGGGGCTGAGGTTGGATTCCCACAAAACAGTCCTGTGGGAATACATGCCCTCGATGGGGGGGGATGCAGAGGCGTGGGAGTGTAAAGATAGCTCCCCACACAGATAcggtaattattattatcatatcgCATATGTGGCATTTATCTTTTAATGGACAAGGCCAACCTATCCCTTAGGGAATGGATGGTCTGGGAGAGGGACTAAAACCAAGAGGAAAGAGTTGAGAGATACTCAGAAATTGaggagtttatttaaaaaattaccagtAATACAGCAGAAGCAACATAGTTAGGAAAACCCAAatggagtattaaaaaaaagttgataaagttaaaaaaaattaatccactTATCACTTAGTGCAGTGCCCTTCTCCCTGGGGCAGGAGTGGCAGGTGGAGCCAATGTCACTGCTATCACCCTCAGAAAACTTTTCCTTCCCtcttatatttttagtattttcttctcCAACCCAATTCCCAACCTCCCTGCTCTGGTTTCCCAGTCTCACGCCAAAGGGTTTGAAAAATATCTGTTAAAAGTCTTAATTGtccaaggaaaagaggaaggaaggtagAAATCTGAAAAATTAATAACTAAACCAAGGGAAGTAAGTTATctgagaaattaataaataagtaaaccaaATAAACTGTTCTTGTCCTTAACTTGCCCTTATTTCACCTCGCCCTCTTCTAAGCTTTGGCCTCAGGGCTTTTGGCTGCTATTAGAATGCTGGTTACACTATTATTTGGATCTCTCAGAGCTCCACTATACAGAGAGGGTCCTTTCCCCCTCCAAAGGGTCAATGAGAATCAAGTCTTGTGTGTTCGTGTATTATCTGGGTATTTGTCAGAACACGGTCGTCTGTATGTTCATTTGTTGCTGTGCACCAGTGTGTGCCATATCCTAGGACTGGAGCTAGAGCTAGAAGAACCGGGAATGGCAGGAACACAGAGGACAGGGGAGGCTGGACTTTGTCCTGGGAGGTTATAGGCATTGCTTTTTCCACTTAAGCTTCAGATGGAATGAGATGAGAAGGGTGTGTGAGGATGTGGTGACCTGGGTGTGTATGGGGAAACGGTGTATGAGGGAAGTGCTGTAGGCTGTTAAGGAGATGAGTCATTATCACAAAGGAAACATGTCATCATACAGTACCATTGACACATACATGTCCTGTCTATTTGAAATGTTCTACGGGGGAGTGGGGGGGACTTTCCTCGTAAAGTCATATAATTCTTGGTGGGTATCTTTTCCCCTCTGTTACAACAGCTGTCTCTAGTCAAACGCTATAGAAGATAACCAGGATCCGGTGGAGAAGCATTGTCTTCCCATCAGAATCCCATCAACAGACATCCCCCAGTCCCATTGATCCTCCCCTTTGCCAGTACCTGTACTTCTGGGAAAGTTCGGTATTTCACTGTAGTTAAAGATCTGAGTCTCAGTCAGTCTGTCAGTCAGACCTCCCAACCCAGAACCACAGATCACTGCCACTTGAGGTCGGTGCTTGGTGTGAGACAGAAGCCATTTTGCAGTGTTCTGATAATCTTCGAATGTGAatctaggaaaaaaaggaaaaaccaaggtGAGTTTCCCTTCCATCCCAAGGGCATCATAAATTAGTGACCTTCAGTGTAAAAAGGCTGGCAGGGGTACCAAGGTTGACAGGGGACAGAGAAGCTGACCAAGAAGCTGCCCCAGAGGGGAGGCTCTTCTCTCTCAGAAGAGGTCACTCAAAGCTCACCCACCCATTCCTCTTCCTGAATCAGACCTACCAGACCTACTCAAAGTCTGACATGAAATTCCCTCCTCATTTGAGAGCCTGGTGAAGTTAATAAtgcctacttttctttttctttttgcttttggggctacactccgtggcatatggagtttccttggctaggggttgaattagagctatagccgctggcctacaccacagtcacagcaatgtgggatccgagccgtgtctgagacctacaccacagctcacaccaatgccagatacttaacccactgagctaggtcagagatcaaaccctcatcttcatggatcctagttgcattccttaacctctgagccatgaagggaactcccagatgcctACTTTTCCATCACCAGATCCAactccagttgtttttttttttttttttttttttgtcgttttgccatttcttgggctgctcccacggcatatagaggttcccagactaggggtcgaatcggagctgtagctgccagcctatgccagagccacagcaacgcaggatccgagccgcgtctgcaacctacaccacagctcacggcaacgctggatccttaacccactgagcaagggcagggatcgaacccgcaacctcatggttcctagtcggattcgttaaccactgcgccacgacaggaactccttttttgataattttttttttctccccaactcCAGTTTTGCTACTACTGGCAGGTTAATATCTGTAAGGACacagttggggttttttgttcccttttttttgttttaaattatttatttatttgctttttagggctgccccgacgcatatggaggttctcaggttagtggctgaatcagagctacacctgccagcctacaccacagctcatggcaacactggatccttaacccactgagcgaggccaggtattgaacccacaacctcatggttcctagtcagattcgttttggattcatttctgtgttcccactgcaccataaggggaactcctttatgaCAAAGATTTAGAGAGAAAGGGATTACAGTCTACAGAGAAGTACAGTGAAATAATCAAATTGAGGAGTGTGAAAGGGCTGGGCCAGAAGAGGAAAGATTAGGAGTACACTCAAAATGGGATTAAGGCCCTTCTTGGGGCAGCCTGATAAGCCCAATACAGTCTTCCTTAGTACCCTACCTATTTGCTAGAAACACTCAAAATGTaatccttgagggcagagataaACCTAATTTTGTTTTGGACCCACTACTCAAATACTGAGAGCTAATAACTGTTTTGAttgaccggaaaaaaaaaaaaaggcaaacccaGGCCACAACTCTGGTTGTCCATGGCTGGAGCAGAACTGACTGCATGTTTCTCAGCAGCAACTTGTGGAAAATACAGACTCTGGAGCCCATCCTTACAGATTGAGAATTCTGGGCAGAAGCCCCATAATCTCTATTTCTTATGTAAGTCTGATTCAAAAACAAAGTTTCAGAATTTCTGGTCTACCGGGAAGCAGAACTCAGCCTGGATTCTATTTccaactttgtctttttaggcaaaTAACTTGTGCTTTGAAGTCTTTCCTCTGGTATAAAGCAAGGGCATGTAATAGGCTCAgtctgaaaatgaattaaaaacttgCTAACAAGCTCCAAAGACTTTGACTCCTTAAATCATGGTTCAGGTCCACAGCACTTGAACCTTTTTTGCaactttcccttcctcctttttttttttttcttccctgccttcttccatctttctttctcttcgcCAAGGTCCAAGGTTCTTTGCCCTTCAGAGACCTAAGGCATACACTTACTGAGAACCCAGACATCCCCAAAAATCAACCAGGAATTTTTCTCACAATTTCAGCCCAATTCTCTCACACCTACCTGGAAAAACCAAGGagaagggatggggtggggttaGAAAGGGGGAGACTGAGAGCTGATCACAACTAACCAAGCCTCCTGAGGAAATCTTTTTCTTCAAAACACTGTCTTTGAAACCAGATGACTCTACCATACACCAGGCCACCCTCAGGGATGTATCTGGGTAAGGGGATGGGTGGTGGCAATAGAAATGAGTCACAGAATGATGGACAAGAGAGGAGCAGTGAGATGGTAAAAGTTAATCGAATAGCATCCCCAAGAGGTGCAACGGAAATGATGGAAGGGTGAAGCCCTGGCCACCCAGCAGATCTAACCACAGCTTACAGGACCTCCTCACAGGCCATCAGTCTCCCAAGAACACCTTAAATCCCTGGGCACCCCAAAGCCACTGTGCTCCCTAATGCTGGAGACTGGGGCTGGGATTTCAAGAACCAAAGCATTTAATAGGGGTTTTCAAAGGTGAAGTGGGAGGGAGAGGTCAAGGTCTTTGCTCAGTTCGATGAATAAGAATTTCCTTCTCCTTGGAGTCTCCATCCTCGACTTGGGCCTCCACCGTGTAGAGAAGTGACAAGGACGTGAGTAATGTCTCCTTGAAAGAGGAACTCTAAATATGGGCTCCAACAATACCTTGGGGATTTACCTAGACTGTGTAATGGGAATCTGTGATGACCACATGGGTTGAGAAAACCTCTTCTCTTTACGTGGGTGGGggagtatgttccctctatactcacacCCCGACGCGTGCGCGCACGCACACGCATACCGGCTTTTTCTGAACAGACTATTCTCTACTAACCTGTTCTCTTCCTGCTTTGATGGCGCCACCCCTGCTCGATTCCCGCGCGCGCCCCTGCCAGCGCCGGCTGCCCCGCGGCTCTGTCGCCTTGCCCCTGATACCACGCTCCAAGCCAGGCCTCTTTACATCTCCGGGGCACTCGCTCCCTCTCCTGGCCCGCTCGGGGCCCAGAGTGCGGGGGTTTGCAGGTCTCCATGACAGCCATTTCTCCTCCCACGAGACCTCTGGGATTCCCTGGGCCTGGTGCCCGCCTCACCCGTTCTCCATGGTCCCGCTGACGCCCTCGCGATGAATTTGCCCTTCTCTGCTTTGATCTGCTTGGCTGAGCTGATCTGCTCGGCTGAGCTGAGCTGTAGTCCCCGGGCGCGGTCCACACAGTTAGTGTACTGTTTGCAACGCGCCGGCTTATATCTCCAGCTCTGGAGTGCTCAGCCAATGGCAGGCGAGTAAGCGGCCGGCCCGTCTCCATGGTGACACGCCCAGACTCAATCGCCTGAAGCTAGGCTGTAAATCTAATCGGAGTTCCTCCCAGCTGCAGCACTTTCCTGCAGCTCCACCCTATCCCTCGGTTGGGAGGGGTGGGAGCATCCAGCATTTCGCCTCTGCACCCATTCCCTCACGGAAGCCCATGCGGGAAAAGTGCTATAACTAGGGAGGGGAACCCTCAACCATCTATCTGCAGTCCCATTCCTGTTTGTGTCTACAGCGAACCGTGAAAGggttgaaaagagaaaattttaaacctTAAACCATGCAACCCCAGAATAAAATTAAGTGAGCCGGTGTCTGAATTGCTTCTTGGACaaaagaaggggggggggtgCTCTAAGAATAGTGCTAATCTGGAGGTTACAGGTTTGGGAAAACATCAGGGATCTAAATCCAGTCCCAGATGGGGAGAAGAAAAAGTTCTAGGGGCAAGAATTCCCGGACTcttgcagcggttaacgaatccgactaggaaccaagaggttgagggttcggtccctccccttgctcagtggcttaaggatgtggcgttgccgtgagctgcggtgtaggttgcagacgcggctcggatcccgcgttgctgtggctctggcgtaggctggtggctacagctccgattcgacccctagcctgagaacctccatatgctgcgggagcggcccaagaaatagcaaaaagaccaaaaaaaaaaaaaaaaaaagtattcccggattccaaaaaaaaaaaaaaaaaagaattcccggATTCTTGTGCAAGGATGCAGCAAATCCCCTTCTCCGGGTGTTTCCAAATTCTTTATAGATATTAAACTTTGGGATTTGTGAATGAGAAATGGGAATTTCTGGACATTTTCCCAGAATTCCAATTATgagttatttataaaatacttccaTACATCCTTTACTCTTTATTATGGATATCAAACCATgctaaatcaaaagaaataaactcaataGCATTTACAAAGGATCATAGcctataaaaaatattcaaattcttGAGAAAGTCGGTAAGCATTATTGGGTATTATTCCAATATCAAGCCAAATCCAGGCCACAGTCTGTCTGGgtaaataaaaggttttttttgttttgttttgttttttgttttttttctttttcggctgccctgtagcatatggggttccccggccagggatcagaccccaactgcaggtgcaacctaagctgcagtttAGGTGCTGCCAATTTTGTTGccgtcacagcaggaactccaaataaaagttttattggaaaacacacatacacacacaactccTGGATCCTCGACACAGAGAAAGGAtggggaaagggtggggaaatgAAGACAATTCCTTGATTAACACAATACTGGGTCCAAGCAATTCggataatgaaatgaaaatttctgtAACAGAACTACACAATATAACATCTTTGTAATAATTCAGCTATTTTCTACCCCTACTTTTACAAGTTTAACCAAATTCACACGAAATCACAAGTCAATGGTCTTTGCTTCTATTCTTCTGAACACTGCTTGCTGTGTTACCCTATTTCCCAGCCCTGTTTCTATCTCATTCACATAACAAATACTTCAGCTATATACCAGAACTGATCTAGTGTTAGGGACAAAAGAGTAATAACGATATATGTAaggatgaaaataatatatataaataactgagtctggagttcccattgtggttcagcaggttaagaacccgatatagtatccataaggatgtgggttcgatccctggccttgtttagtgggttaaggatctggtgttgctgtggttgtggcataggccagcagctgcacctccaattcatcctccagcatgggaacttctacatgctgcaagtgcagctataaaatgaaaaaaacaaaaacaaaactgaacccAGTGCCAAATGAATGGTTTATTCTATTGGTATTATagagttttattattattgttgttatccTTATTCATCTAGTAATTTTAGCAAAGGCAAAAGTAAGGTTTCACCTTAGCAATGTGACTGTACAATTGAGACATTGaaagcatgtttttttcttttttctttttttttttttagggctgcacctgtggcatatggagtttcccaggctaggggtccaattagagctacagctccttgccacagccatagccatagccacagcaatgcaagagccaagccatgtcttcggcctacaccatagctcaccataacgccagatcctcaactcactgagtgaggcggggatcgaatctgcaacctcatggttcctagtcggatttgtttctgctgcaccatagcgggaactctgaaagcatGGCTTTGAATGAAGGATGAGTTCGGCCATAAGTAAAAATCAGCCCGGataatatcttttaatatttaattgctgaaaagttctttttaaacaCCAAATCCAAACCAGTTTACACAAAAATCAAGATTAGAACATGATCACATCTTTAAAAGTAcaaacttaatgaattttaatggACTCTTGTCTAAACTAAGTATATGTAAACCAGAAGATGTTCTGTAATATACCTGCAAAAGGAAGATTGGGGGACAAGGCTCAGTCTTCTGTAATGTTTCTCCAGTGTTATGTGGGGAAGAGTCTGCAGTATATATAATCATTCTGGGCTCTACAAAAATGCACTGTTATAAGAGGCAAGAATGGTTTACTAGACTGCACTTGGGCCAGGGTGACCTAACCTTGATAACTATACAACATACTTTATTCTGAATTCAAGTTTAGCA from Sus scrofa isolate TJ Tabasco breed Duroc chromosome 7, Sscrofa11.1, whole genome shotgun sequence encodes:
- the PNP gene encoding purine nucleoside phosphorylase isoform X2 — its product is MESQRFLVTVRFTFEDYQNTAKWLLSHTKHRPQVAVICGSGLGGLTDRLTETQIFNYSEIPNFPRSTVPGHAGRLVFGILNGRACVMMQGRFHLYEGYPLWKVTFPVRVFQLLGVDTLVVTNAAGGLNPRFEVGDIMLIRDHINLPGFCGENPLRGPNDERFGVRFPAMSDAYDRDMRQKAHSTWKEMGEQRELQEGTYVMVAGPSFETVAECRLLQKLGADAVGMSTVPEVIVARHCGLRVFGFSLITNKVILDYECQKKANHEEVLEAGKQAAQKLEQFVSILIAGIPPPKAS
- the PNP gene encoding purine nucleoside phosphorylase isoform X1; translation: MKECGSLDSSKHQQEERFTFEDYQNTAKWLLSHTKHRPQVAVICGSGLGGLTDRLTETQIFNYSEIPNFPRSTVPGHAGRLVFGILNGRACVMMQGRFHLYEGYPLWKVTFPVRVFQLLGVDTLVVTNAAGGLNPRFEVGDIMLIRDHINLPGFCGENPLRGPNDERFGVRFPAMSDAYDRDMRQKAHSTWKEMGEQRELQEGTYVMVAGPSFETVAECRLLQKLGADAVGMSTVPEVIVARHCGLRVFGFSLITNKVILDYECQKKANHEEVLEAGKQAAQKLEQFVSILIAGIPPPKAS
- the PNP gene encoding purine nucleoside phosphorylase isoform X3, with product MENGFTFEDYQNTAKWLLSHTKHRPQVAVICGSGLGGLTDRLTETQIFNYSEIPNFPRSTVPGHAGRLVFGILNGRACVMMQGRFHLYEGYPLWKVTFPVRVFQLLGVDTLVVTNAAGGLNPRFEVGDIMLIRDHINLPGFCGENPLRGPNDERFGVRFPAMSDAYDRDMRQKAHSTWKEMGEQRELQEGTYVMVAGPSFETVAECRLLQKLGADAVGMSTVPEVIVARHCGLRVFGFSLITNKVILDYECQKKANHEEVLEAGKQAAQKLEQFVSILIAGIPPPKAS